From Neobacillus sp. PS2-9, the proteins below share one genomic window:
- a CDS encoding DinB family protein produces MNVVSQFGTIIPFLEEIIQVEDDRIFFSPISEGKWSSAAIVAHLYLWDQYIQNSRLPMMLAGDTLLSGQVDVQAINNDAQNFAHSGISKNDLIDRFITNRKNLLKELGKANLHTTFSIGEKLFTLESYLLGMVEHDEHHMKQIKEVYEQR; encoded by the coding sequence ATGAATGTTGTCTCACAATTCGGCACCATCATTCCATTTCTAGAGGAAATAATTCAAGTGGAAGACGATCGTATTTTCTTCTCACCAATTAGTGAGGGAAAATGGTCATCAGCTGCCATCGTTGCCCATCTTTACCTTTGGGATCAATACATACAAAATTCTCGATTACCAATGATGTTAGCTGGTGATACTCTTCTATCTGGGCAAGTCGATGTCCAAGCGATTAACAATGATGCTCAAAATTTTGCTCATTCTGGTATAAGTAAAAATGACCTGATTGATCGGTTTATCACTAACCGGAAAAATCTACTCAAGGAGTTAGGAAAAGCTAATCTTCATACTACCTTTTCAATAGGAGAGAAATTATTCACCCTTGAAAGCTACTTGTTAGGTATGGTGGAACATGATGAACATCATATGAAGCAAATAAAAGAAGTTTACGAGCAAAGGTAA
- a CDS encoding MBL fold metallo-hydrolase, translated as MNTLNIQLIRHATIKLQFNGQTILVDPMFSSKSTLAPVANAANEFKNPLVDLPIPVEEMVSEINAIIITHSHRDHLDDRAIELLPKDLPVLCQQEDEEKLISLGFKDVRSVEHETVWRGIQFKRTGGQHGTGELGKLMGPVSGFVLQAENEPVLYVAGDTIWCSEVEEAISNYSPRVIVLNGGEAQYLTGDPITMGVMDIEKVHRASPSSKIVVVHMESWNHCLLTRRDLRQYIETNQLSDISVPDDGRILNF; from the coding sequence ATGAATACCTTGAACATTCAATTAATCAGGCATGCAACGATCAAACTCCAGTTTAATGGGCAGACGATACTAGTTGACCCTATGTTTAGTTCAAAGAGTACACTTGCACCCGTCGCAAATGCAGCCAATGAATTCAAAAATCCTTTAGTTGATCTGCCAATACCGGTAGAAGAAATGGTAAGTGAAATAAACGCAATAATCATCACCCATTCACACCGGGACCATTTAGACGATCGAGCCATCGAATTACTGCCGAAAGACCTCCCCGTACTTTGCCAGCAAGAGGACGAAGAAAAACTGATTAGTCTAGGATTTAAAGATGTGAGGAGTGTGGAGCACGAAACAGTATGGAGAGGAATTCAATTCAAAAGAACCGGCGGACAACATGGGACGGGTGAACTAGGGAAACTTATGGGCCCAGTGTCAGGGTTTGTTTTACAAGCGGAAAATGAGCCTGTTCTCTACGTGGCAGGGGATACCATCTGGTGTTCGGAAGTAGAGGAAGCAATTTCAAATTATTCGCCGCGAGTTATTGTACTAAATGGAGGGGAAGCACAATACTTAACGGGAGACCCAATAACGATGGGGGTAATGGACATTGAAAAGGTTCATAGAGCAAGCCCTTCTTCAAAAATAGTAGTGGTCCACATGGAATCATGGAATCATTGTTTGTTAACCAGACGGGACCTAAGGCAATATATCGAAACCAATCAGCTGTCAGATATATCCGTTCCTGATGATGGAAGGATACTAAATTTCTAG
- a CDS encoding metallophosphoesterase, giving the protein MKPRYIINFLLMIVVYSALTFYIGWNGWLWLHSSFGLETKWTYGILIGLISFSYIIGHFLKSLPIFKMIGSYWFGVLQYAILLLPIANLIALVLVFFGLPKTTVVIWIGGIVLAAFIVLFIVGSFNAYSPVVRKFSITIPKQGQSRSHLKIAMASDMHFGRLSGPAHARRLVREVNALQPDIILLPGDIIDDDPEPFIKKNMGKIMSGLSAPLGIFGVLGNHEYYGGGIPKYLQEMKQNEITILMDEVVKIADSFYLVGRKDKTDSNRMPIDNLLTDIDHSLPIIMMDHQPAEVKQAAQNQVDLLLSGHTHRGQMAPNHLITRRMFEVDWGYLQREQLHTIVSSGYGFWGPPLRIGSRSEVIEIDVTFKDVAEAFNSKIN; this is encoded by the coding sequence ATGAAACCACGCTATATTATAAATTTCCTGCTTATGATTGTTGTTTATTCTGCTTTAACCTTCTACATTGGCTGGAACGGTTGGTTGTGGCTCCATTCCTCCTTTGGACTTGAGACAAAATGGACCTATGGGATCCTTATTGGACTTATATCTTTTTCCTACATTATTGGTCATTTCCTAAAAAGCTTGCCGATATTTAAAATGATTGGATCCTATTGGTTTGGAGTTCTCCAATATGCAATTTTGCTCCTTCCTATTGCTAATTTGATTGCATTGGTATTAGTATTTTTCGGACTTCCTAAGACAACGGTGGTCATTTGGATAGGCGGGATTGTACTGGCTGCCTTTATCGTCCTATTCATTGTTGGTTCGTTCAATGCCTATAGCCCTGTTGTACGGAAATTCTCCATTACAATCCCGAAACAAGGTCAATCTCGGTCTCATCTTAAAATTGCCATGGCTTCTGATATGCACTTTGGCAGACTATCGGGCCCAGCCCATGCACGCCGGCTCGTTCGGGAAGTGAATGCCCTTCAGCCAGATATTATTTTGTTGCCAGGTGATATTATTGATGATGATCCTGAGCCATTTATCAAGAAGAACATGGGAAAAATTATGAGCGGTTTATCAGCACCACTAGGTATTTTTGGTGTTCTAGGTAATCATGAATATTATGGAGGCGGGATACCGAAGTACCTGCAGGAAATGAAACAAAACGAAATCACCATCTTAATGGATGAGGTCGTCAAGATTGCAGATAGTTTTTATTTGGTAGGTAGGAAGGATAAGACCGATAGCAACAGAATGCCGATTGACAACCTACTCACTGATATTGACCATTCCCTGCCAATTATTATGATGGACCATCAACCTGCTGAGGTGAAGCAAGCGGCTCAGAATCAGGTGGACCTGCTTCTCTCAGGTCATACCCACAGAGGGCAAATGGCACCGAATCACTTGATTACCCGTAGAATGTTTGAAGTAGACTGGGGTTATCTCCAAAGAGAACAGCTTCATACCATCGTCTCATCGGGCTATGGCTTTTGGGGTCCGCCCCTACGTATAGGCAGCCGTTCAGAAGTTATAGAAATAGATGTAACGTTTAAGGATGTTGCAGAAGCTTTTAATAGCAAAATAAATTAA
- a CDS encoding LysR family transcriptional regulator, with translation MVKLIQLKYFVSTVEAGSVTTAARNLFISQPALSKQITQLENELNCELFLRKTTGIELTEAGKHLYQKGIELLKAAEELSSEMNQYAKKQTIKIGALPSIGTHFLPAVVNRLREEYKIEVLIKDTTEELVRLVENNQADFVFAQDVVSNRNFVMENICWEPYDAILPMSVISRGVSPLSITEFVENQLIIHKHPCDIRSFFEYFCKKNKIDYELGIELETNESIVAFVSSGLGASIMPRMVSRNVKDQSALIMEFADKQIGRSIDLLYKPSSKKLAKTIIAFSKESIFER, from the coding sequence ATGGTGAAATTAATTCAGTTAAAATATTTTGTTTCTACGGTAGAAGCAGGTAGTGTTACGACAGCGGCAAGGAATCTATTTATCTCACAACCAGCGCTATCAAAACAGATCACTCAACTTGAGAATGAGTTAAATTGTGAACTGTTTTTAAGGAAAACGACTGGAATAGAATTAACCGAAGCAGGTAAACATTTGTACCAAAAAGGGATTGAATTATTAAAAGCTGCCGAAGAGCTTTCGTCTGAAATGAACCAATATGCAAAAAAACAAACCATTAAGATCGGAGCGCTTCCTAGCATTGGCACACATTTTCTTCCTGCCGTGGTGAACAGGTTAAGAGAAGAATATAAAATCGAGGTTTTAATTAAGGATACAACTGAAGAATTGGTGCGGTTAGTCGAAAACAATCAGGCTGATTTTGTTTTTGCTCAAGATGTGGTCAGTAATCGGAATTTTGTAATGGAGAATATATGTTGGGAGCCATATGATGCGATCCTACCGATGTCAGTGATTAGCAGGGGGGTATCGCCACTTTCAATAACCGAATTTGTGGAAAATCAACTAATTATTCATAAGCATCCGTGCGACATTCGTTCATTTTTTGAGTATTTTTGTAAAAAGAATAAAATTGATTATGAACTGGGAATCGAATTAGAAACAAATGAATCCATTGTTGCCTTTGTTTCGAGCGGGCTAGGGGCTTCCATTATGCCGAGAATGGTTTCCAGAAATGTCAAAGACCAGTCGGCTTTAATTATGGAATTTGCTGATAAACAAATTGGGAGAAGCATAGACCTTTTATATAAACCATCTTCAAAAAAACTCGCAAAAACAATCATTGCTTTTTCAAAAGAAAGTATATTTGAAAGGTAA
- a CDS encoding MBL fold metallo-hydrolase, with the protein MEIKKLSWASILIKTNETTVLVDPLGGPIKGQDKPLAAKIGDPLEPLASLETIEQPDVILVTHVHPDHFDHQSVLQHFGENVKIFVPMDSVGYVKKLGFRHVAGAHPNDEFGYKDVKMIAIYSVDGFGSPQVSWIIKDEEHTVIHCGDTQWHGYWWRMENQYGPIHAACLPVNGPILQVVGLKEQSQLPACLTPEEAVEATKILGAKLIPIHYSTFNNPPYYSEAENIEERLMKQANLRGVEVTFLKTNEQIII; encoded by the coding sequence ATGGAAATAAAAAAATTATCATGGGCGAGTATTTTAATAAAAACAAATGAAACAACTGTCCTTGTGGACCCATTAGGTGGACCCATTAAGGGACAGGATAAACCATTAGCTGCAAAAATTGGTGATCCTTTGGAACCACTGGCTTCATTGGAAACGATAGAGCAACCAGACGTAATTTTGGTAACACATGTTCATCCAGACCATTTTGATCATCAATCTGTCCTTCAACATTTTGGTGAGAATGTAAAAATCTTTGTTCCAATGGATTCCGTTGGTTATGTAAAGAAGCTTGGTTTTCGTCATGTGGCGGGGGCTCATCCGAATGATGAGTTCGGCTATAAGGATGTAAAGATGATTGCTATCTATTCAGTGGATGGCTTTGGTTCCCCACAAGTCTCTTGGATCATTAAGGATGAAGAGCATACTGTCATACATTGCGGGGACACCCAGTGGCATGGATATTGGTGGAGAATGGAGAATCAATATGGGCCTATTCATGCAGCCTGTCTTCCAGTCAATGGTCCAATCTTACAAGTAGTAGGGTTAAAGGAACAAAGTCAATTACCAGCATGCTTAACCCCAGAAGAGGCAGTAGAAGCAACAAAAATATTAGGTGCTAAGCTAATTCCTATTCATTACTCCACCTTTAACAATCCTCCATATTACAGTGAAGCTGAAAATATTGAAGAAAGATTAATGAAGCAAGCCAATCTGCGTGGTGTTGAAGTAACATTCCTGAAAACAAATGAGCAGATAATTATTTAG
- a CDS encoding SH3 domain-containing protein yields MTTELFVNGEQTLIRTETYGKRKKTKIEPPIFTSRMEKRDYYKSLNYFDIRNVIDVKGLLQDIHINLHTYVSKVSKWVQNSPVKKLVVTGIFTVMLGIFSTTANATFIQEYTYQVKNGERIEDIAAAHGVTAQEILEANGLASIEGKKILLPKVQNQTVTATKLNIRSQPSTSSSIIGQYQKGAVVKVSFIENGWAAILIKGRVCFLSAEYLTISAPSGDQSSITTNPQTKTTMYVTASSLRVRQAASTNSAVLGSLKLNDSVSVISNVSGWAKINFNGKIAFVSEAYLTSKEQTNTSTSVYVIKVGDTFTKISKLLGVSVSSIQEQNPTVDPAKLKIGQEIKIPSTTSPNSNQLIVTAHIGGIDPQGIFRFITSDGKTHVAKATGNMINELFHQQGKTITLTLEGNRGQTLTLSSLQ; encoded by the coding sequence ATGACTACAGAATTATTTGTTAATGGTGAACAGACATTAATCAGAACAGAAACTTATGGAAAAAGAAAGAAAACAAAAATTGAACCACCAATTTTTACATCAAGGATGGAAAAAAGGGATTACTATAAATCTTTAAATTACTTTGACATCCGAAATGTAATTGATGTAAAAGGACTCCTTCAGGATATTCATATAAATTTACATACATATGTTTCAAAGGTGAGCAAATGGGTTCAAAACAGTCCTGTAAAAAAACTTGTAGTAACTGGTATTTTTACCGTTATGCTCGGGATTTTTTCAACTACTGCGAATGCAACATTTATACAAGAATACACTTATCAGGTTAAAAATGGTGAAAGAATCGAGGATATTGCTGCTGCACATGGAGTAACAGCACAAGAAATATTAGAGGCCAATGGGCTGGCTTCCATTGAAGGGAAAAAAATATTATTACCAAAAGTGCAAAATCAAACGGTGACCGCGACCAAACTAAATATTCGATCACAACCAAGTACTTCAAGTAGTATTATTGGTCAATATCAAAAAGGTGCTGTTGTTAAAGTTTCATTCATTGAAAATGGCTGGGCGGCTATTCTTATTAAAGGACGAGTGTGTTTTTTGAGCGCTGAGTATCTTACAATCAGCGCACCATCTGGAGACCAATCTAGTATAACCACTAATCCTCAAACAAAAACAACCATGTATGTAACTGCTTCATCGTTGAGAGTCAGACAGGCAGCTTCTACAAATAGTGCGGTATTAGGTTCATTAAAATTAAACGATAGTGTGTCTGTGATATCTAATGTTAGTGGTTGGGCTAAGATTAATTTCAATGGAAAAATAGCGTTTGTTAGTGAAGCCTATTTAACTAGTAAGGAACAAACAAATACAAGTACCTCTGTGTATGTGATTAAAGTCGGAGATACTTTTACAAAAATTAGTAAGTTGTTAGGAGTCTCTGTTTCATCAATCCAGGAACAAAATCCAACAGTAGATCCAGCAAAGTTGAAAATAGGACAAGAAATCAAAATTCCTAGTACAACTTCACCTAATTCTAATCAACTAATAGTAACAGCTCATATAGGAGGGATAGACCCCCAGGGTATCTTCCGTTTTATCACATCTGATGGAAAAACGCATGTAGCCAAAGCAACGGGCAACATGATAAATGAATTATTTCATCAGCAAGGAAAAACAATAACATTAACACTAGAAGGAAATAGGGGGCAAACATTGACGTTAAGTTCTCTTCAATAA
- a CDS encoding DinB family protein: MSSLHIENLSDTRNRLLDEISLLGYDEFNKNPNPTMWSIAQVSHHLFLTEKAFTRAIEYGLKQIPTNQVKRKNLHHALDRTKKIEAPEIVKPNLEPIDVLEVIDLLNDSRNYLLTVLKTVKDMSILEERSVVHPVFGELPLDQWVELIYLHEQRHIDQIKEIKYLLGLNVNS; the protein is encoded by the coding sequence TTGAGTAGTCTACATATTGAAAATCTGTCAGATACTAGAAATAGACTGTTAGATGAAATAAGTTTACTAGGTTATGATGAGTTTAACAAAAATCCTAATCCTACTATGTGGAGTATTGCTCAAGTTAGTCACCACTTATTTTTAACGGAAAAGGCATTTACACGTGCTATCGAATATGGACTAAAACAAATACCTACCAATCAGGTAAAACGAAAAAACCTCCATCATGCGTTGGATCGAACGAAGAAGATTGAGGCTCCAGAAATAGTTAAACCAAATTTGGAACCAATTGATGTTCTAGAAGTAATTGATTTATTAAATGATTCGAGAAACTATTTGTTAACTGTTCTTAAGACAGTAAAAGACATGTCAATCTTGGAGGAAAGATCAGTTGTTCATCCTGTCTTTGGTGAATTGCCTTTAGACCAATGGGTTGAACTAATATATTTACATGAACAACGGCATATTGACCAAATTAAAGAAATAAAATATCTTTTAGGCCTCAACGTGAATAGTTAA